The following are from one region of the Mycobacteriales bacterium genome:
- a CDS encoding S1 family peptidase gives MTRGSLFRRTALTGALGLAVAGALAAPAAQAAPAPTAAPAAATADVQSVAVAKALGANSLGSYVAGGKLVVNVTDQASAATVRASGATPKFVTHTAAQLAGADAALLKAPAVVGSTWGTDPVTNQVVLSIPATAKGAAVTQLKAVAKAAGSAVRVETLAAPVRPLITGGDAILVSGARCSLGFNVRNSANQNFFLTAGHCTNIGATWTTSSGQLIGTRTNTSFPGNDYGVVRYTGTVPASGTVGSQDITSSGTPAVNSTVTRRGSTTGIHSGTVQQLNATVRYAEGTVTGLIRTSVCAEPGDSGGSLYRGTIAFGLTSGGSGNCTSGGTTFFQPVTEPLGLFGLHVF, from the coding sequence ATGACCCGAGGGTCACTGTTCCGCCGGACCGCGCTCACCGGCGCACTGGGTCTGGCCGTGGCCGGAGCGCTCGCCGCTCCCGCCGCGCAGGCCGCGCCCGCCCCGACCGCCGCTCCCGCCGCCGCCACCGCGGACGTGCAGAGCGTGGCCGTGGCCAAGGCTCTCGGCGCCAACTCGCTCGGCAGCTACGTCGCCGGCGGCAAGCTCGTCGTCAACGTCACCGACCAGGCCTCCGCCGCGACGGTGCGGGCCTCGGGCGCGACGCCGAAGTTCGTCACCCACACCGCGGCCCAGCTCGCGGGCGCCGACGCGGCGCTGCTCAAGGCGCCGGCCGTCGTCGGCTCCACCTGGGGCACCGACCCGGTGACCAACCAGGTCGTGCTCTCGATCCCGGCCACCGCCAAGGGCGCCGCGGTCACCCAGCTCAAGGCCGTCGCCAAGGCGGCCGGCTCCGCGGTCCGGGTCGAGACGCTGGCCGCGCCGGTCCGGCCGCTGATCACCGGCGGCGACGCGATCCTGGTCAGCGGCGCGCGCTGCTCGCTCGGGTTCAACGTGCGCAACAGCGCCAACCAGAACTTCTTCCTCACCGCCGGCCACTGCACCAACATCGGCGCGACCTGGACGACCTCCAGCGGTCAGCTGATCGGCACCCGGACGAACACCAGCTTCCCGGGTAACGACTACGGCGTGGTGCGCTACACCGGCACCGTGCCGGCCTCCGGCACCGTCGGCAGCCAGGACATCACCTCCTCCGGCACCCCGGCCGTCAACAGCACCGTGACCCGTCGCGGCAGCACCACCGGCATCCACTCCGGCACCGTGCAGCAGCTCAACGCGACCGTCCGGTACGCCGAGGGCACCGTCACCGGCCTGATCCGCACCTCCGTCTGCGCCGAGCCCGGCGACAGCGGCGGCTCGCTCTACCGCGGCACGATCGCCTTCGGCCTCACCTCCGGCGGCAGCGGCAACTGCACCTCCGGCGGGACGACGTTCTTCCAGCCGGTCACCGAGCCCCTCGGTCTGTTCGGCCTGCACGTCTTCTAG